The genomic region CCGTCAGCCGCCTACGCGTAGGCGGGTTTCTTCCCGTACAAAAGCAGTTTACTACCCATAGGGCATTCTTCCTGCACGCGGCATGGCTGGATCAGGCCCTCGCCCATTGTCCAATATTCCTCACTGCTGCCTCCCGTAGGAGTCTGGTCCGTGTCTCAGTACCAGTGTGGGGGATCCCCCTCTCAGGGCCCCTAACCATCGTGGCCATGGTAGGCCGTTACCCTACCATCAAGCTAATGGTACGCATGGCCATCTTCGCCCGCCGTAGCTTTAACGGACCCCCGATGCCGGGGGACCGTGCCACGGGGCATTAATCCAAGTTTCCCTGGGCTATTCCCCTGGCGAAGGCAGGTTCCATACGCGTTCCGCACCCGTGCGCCGGTCGCCATCTCTGTGCAAGCACAGAATGCTGCCCCTCGACTTGCATGTGTTAGGCCTGCCGCTAGCGTTCATCCTGAGCCAGGATCAAACTCTTCATCGTTGTATCTCAAATAACTTCACAACACGAAAACATCCCGGGCCCTCTCCGACCGTTGTCGATCATCGGTCTATCTTCTTCTTTACTGTACCCAATATGTCAATGAACCCTAATCAAAGGAATCCCATAAAGGAACCCCGATCGCCCCCGTGGGGACGCGCCTCTCGAAATGGAACCGAAACGTTCGATCGCCATCCCTAAAGCGGGTGCAAATGTAATATGGTTTTTTTCAATCGACAAATCAAAATGGACTTTTTTTTAAAGATTATTCGAATTATGAGTCCAACATATTATATTACAATTAAATATGCCCCAACAAAATTGGAATAATACCAAAATTTATTGCCATCGTTTCAAAAACTGTACTCTTATATATTGTAAGCGTGGGGGCAAGATGCTATCTTTGCGAACTTATTGTCAAAAATAATGTGTACAATTAAAATTACATTACCGGATGGAAGCATAAAAGAGCACAAAGCCGGTAGCACCCCTATGGATATTGCCAAAGGCATTAGTGAAGGTTTTGCCAGAAATGTTATTTCAGCAAAATTCAATGATACCGTAGTCGAAACCAATACTGAAATTAATGAAGATGGTTCGTTGGTACTATACACTTGGAGCAACGATGAAGGCAAGAAAGCTTTTTGGCATTCGACTTCACATATAGTGGCCCAAGCATTAGAGGAATTATACCCAGGAATTAAATTAACGATTGGACCTGCAATTGAAAATGGCTTTTACTATGATGTAGACCTTGGCGATAAAACCATATCCGAAAAAGACTTTCCCGAAATTGAAAAAAAGGCTTTGGAAATTGCCCGGGGGAAACACGATTTCAAGATGCGTTCCGCCTCAAAGCAAGAAGCACTATCATTATATAAAAATCAGGGAAACCAATATAAGGTAGAGCTTATAGAAGATTTAGAGGATGGTACCATTACATTTTGTGACCATGATACGTTTACGGATTTATGCCGGGGCGGCCATATACCCAATACAGGTATCGTAAAGGCCATTAAAATATTGAGTGTAGCCGGTGCCTATTGGAGGGGAGATGAGAACAATCCCCAACTTACCCGCATTTACGGAATCTCTTTTCCCAAACAAAAAGAATTGACCGAGTATCTTGAACTACTCGAAGAAGCAAAGAAGCGGGATCATAGGAAATTAGGAAAGGAGCTTGAACTTTTTACGTTTTCCCAAAAAGTAGGTCAAGGTCTTCCCTTATGGTTGCCCAAAGGTGCAGCGCTTCGCGAGCGTTTGGAGCAATTCTTGAAAAAGGCACAAAAAAAGGCAGGATATGAAATGGTGGTAACCCCACATATTGGACAGAAGGAATTATATGTTACGTCGGGCCACTACGAAAAATATGGCGCCGATAGTTTTCAACCCATACACACGCCTAAAGAAGATGAAGAATTTTTACTGAAGCCAATGAACTGTCCGCATCATTGCGAAATATACAATTCAAGACCTTTTAGTTATCGCGAGCTTCCCAAAAGGTATGCTGAGTTTGGTACTGTTTATAGATATGAACAAAGCGGTGAACTTCATGGACTGACACGGGTTAGAGGTTTCACTCAGGACGATGCACATATTTTTTGCACACCAGACCAAGTAGACCAAGAGTTCATGAACGTTATAGACTTGTCCTTATATGTACTAGGCTCGCTAGGATTTGAAAACTTTACGGCGCAAGTTTCGGTAAGAGACCCAAAAACTCCCGAAAAATATATAGGTACTGTCGAAAACTGGGAAAAAGCAGAAAATGCAATCATTAATGCTGCCAAGGATAAAGGACTTGATTTTGTGATAGAAGAAGGCGAAGCGGCTTTCTATGGCCCAAAATTGGATTTTATGGTCAAAGATGCACTTGGCAGACAGTGGCAATTGGGAACCATTCAAGTAGACTACACTTTGCCAGAACGCTTTGATTTGACCTACAAAGGAAGTGA from Costertonia aggregata harbors:
- the thrS gene encoding threonine--tRNA ligase produces the protein MCTIKITLPDGSIKEHKAGSTPMDIAKGISEGFARNVISAKFNDTVVETNTEINEDGSLVLYTWSNDEGKKAFWHSTSHIVAQALEELYPGIKLTIGPAIENGFYYDVDLGDKTISEKDFPEIEKKALEIARGKHDFKMRSASKQEALSLYKNQGNQYKVELIEDLEDGTITFCDHDTFTDLCRGGHIPNTGIVKAIKILSVAGAYWRGDENNPQLTRIYGISFPKQKELTEYLELLEEAKKRDHRKLGKELELFTFSQKVGQGLPLWLPKGAALRERLEQFLKKAQKKAGYEMVVTPHIGQKELYVTSGHYEKYGADSFQPIHTPKEDEEFLLKPMNCPHHCEIYNSRPFSYRELPKRYAEFGTVYRYEQSGELHGLTRVRGFTQDDAHIFCTPDQVDQEFMNVIDLSLYVLGSLGFENFTAQVSVRDPKTPEKYIGTVENWEKAENAIINAAKDKGLDFVIEEGEAAFYGPKLDFMVKDALGRQWQLGTIQVDYTLPERFDLTYKGSDNELHRPIMIHRAPFGSMERFVALLLEHTGGNFPLWLIPDQAILLPVSEKHEKYAEKVLNSLENNEIRALLDKRNETVGKKIREAEMNKIPFMLIVGENEEKNETISIRKHGGEDLGALTIEEFSGLVTKEINSTLKSF